A region of the Candidatus Poribacteria bacterium genome:
TGCCTCGCTCGAAGAAATATTGTTTGGCTCAAGGGGGCCTTCGCTAGCACAATCTACGGAGAAACAAGTTTGGCTCTTTTCCCTGGAACATAGTAAATCTTAAATGAACCTGCGGCAAGGAGGTGCGTTTAAGAATATTTTCTGTCTTGCCCTATAAGATCGTTTTTTAGACAAAACCCCTGAAAGCGAATCAAGGAGATTTGTTTGATGACTACGAAAAATAAACAAGATCACCCACTTATTAATGAGGAATCCATCGCCGTTTTGGTGCCTGGTATGTTGATGTCTGCCAAAGCCCTTATTGAATTCGGTAGTTCCGAATGGAAAAAGGAGGATCCAGAGGCACTTGTTCCTGGTACTATAACTTCTTCCATTATTATTAGTGGTCATTGTGCCGAATTGTTGCTGAAATACAAAATAAAACGAGAAGGTCGTACATTTAAGAATACCCACGACCTTTACAATTTGTACAGAAAATTGAAGATGGAGTCTAAAGAAAAAATACAAAAGGAATTTGACAAACTGAAGTCAGCATCTGAAATAGCACTGGGTGAGGGTTGGGATAGTACTGAAGCCATATTTCAGAAAGCGCGCAACGCTTCAGTGAACTGGCGTTTTGTGAACAAGAAGTCACTCACCTGCGACCACCGTGCGCTTTATATCGCAGCTGTGAGTGTATATAAAACTACTCCCTTCGCAAGTAAGACATATTCACGACAAGAGGTAAAGGATCCAGCACTTAAAGCCAGCGTTTTCGGCGGATTGGGCAGAACTACTCGGTAGATGATATGGTGTTTTCCAAAGATGGACTTAAGGTGAGAACTACACCGTGTAAGCGGGTATGTGAACTACTACCCCGCTGGAGTGTAAGAAGGTTTTGAATCTCTCAGCGTCATCCACGTAATCCGTGATAATCTGCGATTCAGACTCCTTCACAAAATCGAGATTGACAAACGGGGTACGTACATGGTATGATTTAATAACAGAACGTGAGTTTGAAAAAAGTTTTCACCCGAAGCGTCCTCTGTCAGTCTTGGCAAAAAACGGCACAAACTAACAGTTTATGCTACAATAATCCACCTTTTTTACAGATGAAAAGTGATTAAAGCGAACTCACATTTTATTATCAAACTCACGTTAACAGAGGAAATTCACATTGTGGGGAAAGAAACGAAGCGAAGTGTCTGAATCGGGGACTGCCCAGAAGATACAGCCTGCAAGGATTTAAAGGGTGCCAAAAATGCAAAAATACGATGTCGCATTGTCATTTGCCGGAGAAGATCGACAATATGCCAAGGCATTATCAGCTCTTCTTGAAGCGGGTGGATATAAACCCTTTTACGACGAAAATGAGTTATCTGATCTTTGGGGAAAGAACCTCTATGATTACCTATCATCGGTTTACAAAGACCGAGCGCGTTATTGTGTGATGTTTCTGTCTAAGCACTACGAGCGAAAGTTATGGACCAACCATGAACGCCAGCTTGCACAAGCCAAGGCATTTCAAGAAAACCGTGAGTACATTTTGCCAGTTCGCCTCGACGATACAGAGATTCCGGGCATTCCTCCCACAGTCGGGTATCTGGATTTACGTTCAATGACTATTGAAGAAGTGTATGAGGCTTTAGATAAGAAGTTATCGGGTACAATACCAAAAACCGCTGCAACGGATCGAATTACTTCCAGTGTCGCTGAGAAAGACACAACTGAATATGTCTTGTTAATTTCTGAAGATCGAAAGTCGTATTTCATTCCAGTTCAAAATGCACGTTGGGATTCAACAGAAATTTCGCTTGAACTGCTTCCAGAATCCCCTGAAGAAACTGCTTTTCTCCGCACATTAAGAAGGCATATCAATGATACATTTGCAAGGGATGTTCACATTGCACTTGCGCTCAGAGAAGATGCCGCGTGGGTAAAACCCCAGGAAATTGTAGAAACTGCATCCGGTTCTCAAATCGTTTGGAAAGTTGTTTTCAAAGAAGAAAGACACAGACAAAATGCGAATCCCCTTGGTGAAATGACATTTGGCAGTCTTTCACCAGACACGATGGCTGAAATGCGTGCAAGGCGCATCCTGCTTGACGAGAAATTAGGCGACCTCCCACCAGATTTCCAGAACCGAACAGGCCCCACGGGTTTATTCAATGAAGTTACATTGGAAATGTTTATTCGTGGAGGGAACGGATTTCAAATTTCTGCCTCACCCATCCCATCCTTATATCGCTTTATCGGGAAAAGCCAAAGTCAATTTGAGAAGTTTGCCCGTTTAACATCTATTCTTTACCTGAAACTTTCAAATACAGTTGAGGAGATACTTCAATTTGATTTGAAACTTTTGAATTCTGAACAAGTAGAAGTCAAATTTAAAGGACGGCGACACAAACGGTTTATGAACGTTGAACCCCATACCTTTGAAGTTAATGGCACTTGCCAACTCTCTGAATAACCCGCCTTTTGAAAACTCAAGATGTCCCGCTGTTATAGTGGGATATTGATCCGAACCCACTGATCCGTTTCATCTAAATTCAAACAAAAGCAAAACCTGAACGGGAACAAATAATCATTTTGGAAGATAAAAATAACATCACTGCTAAAACCATAAACGAGTTTATAGAATGGGCGGCACAATTTAGCGATGGACAAAATAGAGGCATCCGCTTATCGTCGCCTCCGAGAAATCGACAGAAACGATCCAAAAAAGTTGATAAAAATCAACAAGGATTTGATAGAAAAAGCACGAAGTCTGGGACACGACCAGAGAGATGGCAGACAACTTCCTGATCTTGAACTACTGGCAGAACTTCAGCATTTCGGCGCAGCCACCTGTCTAATAGACTTCACGCGTAGTGCATTGGTCGCGCTCTGGTTCGCCTGTCAGCAAGGATCCCAAAGAGAAGCAAATGGTAAAGTATTCGCTGTCCGACACGATGATATGGTCCGTTTGAAAACGGTGAATCCCGAATTGATAAAAGAAGATATTGACTATTTTCTCGAACCGGACAAAAACGGTAGATATCCCCTCTATCAATGGCAACCCAAACTCCAGAACAATCGCATTATCGCCCAACAGTCTGTCTTTGTATTTAGTGGGGCCCAAATTGAAGCAGGGGCTGAATGTGTCATTGATAAAAATAGCAAGCAAAACATCCTAATCGCTCTGGATAAAATATCAGGTATCACCGAAGCTAATATTTATCCAGATTTCGATGGATTCGCTCGCTTACATGCCCACAACAAATCTTACATTGAACCCGATGCCCAAGACTATCTGCAACGCGGTATTGAAACTCACCAAAATGATAATTTAGATGATGCCATTGAGTACTACACTGAAGTTATACGATTAGATCCAGCGGATACCTCTGTTGTTTCCATGGCTTACTACAATCGTGGTGTTGCGTATGACGGAAAAAATGAGGTTGACCTTGCCATCCGAGACTATAACCAAACTATACAACTCAATCCAAATTCCGCCGATGCCTATAACAATCGTGGTTACGCTTACCGTCAAAAAGGCGAAATTGAACGCGCTATTGAAGATTATGACCGAGCTATACAGATCAAAGCAGATAACGTTCTGTTTTACAACAATCGCGCTATCGCACTATTACACCTCAAAGAGTGGGAAAAAGCCAAATCGGACTTGACGATTGCCCGAAACATGGGAGTAGATATCATTACTTTATTTCGTAACACTTACGCGAGCGTTACAGATTTTGAGCAGAGATATGATATTCAAATGCCAGCGGACCTCGTTGCACTCCTAACTCCCGCGCAGGTATAGCAGTAAAACAAAACGCAATAAGTAGTTTTGGACTTATGGGTGTGCAATAGACACGAGAAGCTGGCTACACTAAAAAGTGGCATCGCTTGTTCGCGGGGGCAGCACACCTTACATAATTAAGGTTTTGAATCCTATATCAAATTAGAAGGAGACGATAATAATGACATTCTTTATACCAACAAAGTCATTAGGAGATCAGGAAATCACTCATCATTTTGTAGACCTTGAAAAGGCTCAACGAATTTACGCGTCAACAACAGCCACACTTGAGGAATCATACCGACAAAAAGGAAGTCACTGCATAGTGACAGAAATGTCTCCTAATAACAAAGATTCATCCATATATTCATACGGATCACAACGAGAATGTGAAAATGAAATAAAAAACTTAACCAAAAAACTAAAAAGACGTAATAAGATGCGGCACATTATTGCCCCAGGCGTGTTTATATTCTTAGGCTTAGTTTTAGGTGTTGCCATAAGTTTAATACCAACCATTATACAATAAGTAATTTGGCGCTTAACATAGATTTTTCGAGTCCAAAACTACTTATTGTGAAAAACAAAAATCCCTCCTCTTAGCAGATAACTTGATCAGGACTTACGACTGGACAAGTTAGCAAACTGCTTACACCGACAGTCCCAAATCCTGAATGGGAAAGAAGATGAACAAATCAAGAGTTTTCGCAGACTTCCACAACGCAGACGTAAAAGGTCGGGTGCGGTTGAACTGCGCTGGGACAGCAGCAGATCTCGAACGTCAGGGCATTGTGCTGCAAGAGGGACAATCCCTTATCATCTATAGCGAAGAGTTGGAGGTTGAGGGTGTTGCTCACTACTCAGAAGCAGAAAAATTGTGGACCGCGGTGATTGATTGGAATGCCATTCGAGAAGTAGAACCTGAAGTGGCAACGTTAATTCAGACCAAAAATTAGCAAAGTTAAGACAAGGTTTGTTGCTCAAATTCGGCAGGTGTTAAATACCGTAACGCCGAATGTGGCGTTTCTGGTGATACACCTATGTCATAAAAGGACCGATGCGTTCTCTCGCCTCGGTTATATCTTCATACACATTGAGGTGGACTTCCTCCTCCTTCGCAACATTTCGCTATATTTCGCAGCATTTCGCTATATTTCGCAAGAAGGAATACGAAAACGTTGCCGACTTTGAGCAGAAACATAACGTTAAACTACCAAACGAGATTGCCGCACTGCTAATTTCCCTGCGGTCATAGTAGAAAAACAAAAAACTGTCCTCTTAGTGGCTCACCTGATGTTACAGAGGGTCAATCCGCGAAATCCGTGTAATCCGCATAATCCACGATTCCGACTGCTTCATAAATTGAAATTGACAAACGGCCACATACATGCTATGATTTAACATGAAAGAGAATTCATATCGTGGAGAACAGCGTTTGAACACACAAGAAACCGAACTGAACGGGATTTTAGAGATAATCGGTAGGATAGCAGAAACAACCGCCGATGGTGATTTCATCTATCGCGGCGAACCGCAACACTATGAAGAAGTTTCCTCAAGTCTGTGGCGTGAATGTCGGGAAGAGATTGGGACAGAGGAATTTGATATAGAAGCCATCCAAGAGCGAATGCTCGAAGCAGCGAAAGACTATACCCACGAAACAGATCCTTTTGAAATCCTGACCGAACTTCAACATCACGGTGGTCATACCAATCTTATAGACTTTACAACCGACAACCATATAGCCCTTTTCTTCGCATGTGACGGCTTCCTTGACCAACCCGGCAGGATAATTTTATTTCAAAGAACGGAAGAGATAAATGAAGAGTACAAAATTAGGGAACCACAGAATCCAAGAAACCGCGTCATAGCCCAGAAAAGCATATTCGTGCGACCTCCCAAAGGTTTCCTTGAGTCAGAGCCGTACGATGTAATTCACATTCCTCAATTGCTTAAAGAGCCGATATTAGATCATTTGCAAAAACAGCACGGTATCTCAACACAGACCGTCTACAACGATCTTCACGGGTTTATCAGAGACCAGAACACCCACCTGAAAGAATGCATAGAAGTTTACGATGCCGAAACGCAGCAGAGGGAAGATGACTTTCAGCTTGAATCGTCTCAAATCAATAAGGAGAGGGAGACATAAAACATGCAGACTCAAGCAGAACAGACCCCTTACGATATCACCATTGAGCGCTTTAACAAAGCGATTGAACGAAGACCTACTTTTGCCCAAGGCTATAACTATCGAGGTATTGCCTATGGTAATATAGGCGAAATTGACCGCGCCATTGAAGACTTTAACACGGCTATTAGACGCAAAGAAAACTACGCCGAGGCATACAGCAATCGAGGGGCAGCTTACCGCATCAAAGGTGACTATGATCGCGCATTTGAAGATTGCAATATAGCGATAAGACTTGACCCAAATTTACCAGAAGCATACAACAATCGCGGAATAGCGTATAAACTCACAGGTGAAATAGATCGGGCTATTGAAGACTATAACACAGCAATAGAACTTGACCCCAGTTTTGCTTATGCCTACTACAACCGTGGTATTGTTTACTATGAAAAACAAGAATTTGATCTCGCCATCAAAGATTATACCAAAGCCATAGAACTGAGACCAAACCTCGTCCATCCCTATAACAATCGTGGTAATGTTTACAGGAAAAAAGGCGAGTATGAACGTGCCATCAAAGATTATGACGCGGCGATAGAGCGTAACACTGATTTGGCAGAGCCATACTACAATCGGGGTATGGTATTCTTACGCTTGAAAAAATGGGAAAAAGCCAAAGAAGATTTGACAACTGCCAGAGACAAGCAGGAAAATATCATCATTGAACAGTTTCGCAAAGAATACGAAAACGTTGCCGCCCTTGAGCAGAAACATGAGATTAAACTACCGGAAGACATCGCCGCACTGCTAACTTCCCCGTAAGAATAACAGTAAAGCGATTTATCGCTGATTCGCAAAATGTTACACTTTCTGCCAAATTATTTTTTGTTCGTACAGAAGAATCGAATAAAAAAATGCGTCTAAACCCACGCACACATTGGATTCTCAGACAAGTTTAGCAAGTTCCCCAAAACACAAAAAAGTTACCAAATCGTAACTTTTTAGCAAATTAGTTTAAAATAAATTAACATTTGTTATCCATAAAAACTGATTGAAAACCGAGTCTGAAGTTTCAGTGTAAGCATTTCAAATACCTCCTATCAAAACCATTCAAAAATCCAGCCATTTCTATATTCACGAACTTTTGAAAACCTACCCTTTTTCAGATTTTACTCTGAATACTCTGAAACTCGCCACATTTTCTTATCCTTATGTTTGAGTCGTGTCACCGAGATCGCGACCTGATTGACTGCTAACGACTGAATCCTTCTGAACAAAAATCTTGAAAAAAGTATCCAAATATGAGATAATGTATTTTGGAATTAAAATACCTTTACAGGGCGAAACTTACAGGTTTCCCATTTTACACAAGCAAAGGAGAAAACACGCAAGATGCCACTGAACAGGAAAATACGTTACGGCATGGTAGGAGGTGGACCGGATGCCTTCATCGGTGCTGTCCATCGTAAAGCCGCTGCACTTGATGGAGAAATCGATCTCGTTGCTGGGGCGTTCTCATCATCACCCGAAAAATCCCGACAGCAAGGTGCTGAACTCTTCCTCGATCCGAGTCGGGTCTATGGATCTTACAAAGAGATGGCAGAGAAAGAGAGCCAACTTCCCGATGGCGAACGCATTGATTTCGTCTCAATCGTAACAC
Encoded here:
- a CDS encoding tetratricopeptide repeat protein, with translation MQTQAEQTPYDITIERFNKAIERRPTFAQGYNYRGIAYGNIGEIDRAIEDFNTAIRRKENYAEAYSNRGAAYRIKGDYDRAFEDCNIAIRLDPNLPEAYNNRGIAYKLTGEIDRAIEDYNTAIELDPSFAYAYYNRGIVYYEKQEFDLAIKDYTKAIELRPNLVHPYNNRGNVYRKKGEYERAIKDYDAAIERNTDLAEPYYNRGMVFLRLKKWEKAKEDLTTARDKQENIIIEQFRKEYENVAALEQKHEIKLPEDIAALLTSP
- a CDS encoding FRG domain-containing protein, whose product is MNTQETELNGILEIIGRIAETTADGDFIYRGEPQHYEEVSSSLWRECREEIGTEEFDIEAIQERMLEAAKDYTHETDPFEILTELQHHGGHTNLIDFTTDNHIALFFACDGFLDQPGRIILFQRTEEINEEYKIREPQNPRNRVIAQKSIFVRPPKGFLESEPYDVIHIPQLLKEPILDHLQKQHGISTQTVYNDLHGFIRDQNTHLKECIEVYDAETQQREDDFQLESSQINKERET
- a CDS encoding tetratricopeptide repeat protein → MDKIEASAYRRLREIDRNDPKKLIKINKDLIEKARSLGHDQRDGRQLPDLELLAELQHFGAATCLIDFTRSALVALWFACQQGSQREANGKVFAVRHDDMVRLKTVNPELIKEDIDYFLEPDKNGRYPLYQWQPKLQNNRIIAQQSVFVFSGAQIEAGAECVIDKNSKQNILIALDKISGITEANIYPDFDGFARLHAHNKSYIEPDAQDYLQRGIETHQNDNLDDAIEYYTEVIRLDPADTSVVSMAYYNRGVAYDGKNEVDLAIRDYNQTIQLNPNSADAYNNRGYAYRQKGEIERAIEDYDRAIQIKADNVLFYNNRAIALLHLKEWEKAKSDLTIARNMGVDIITLFRNTYASVTDFEQRYDIQMPADLVALLTPAQV
- a CDS encoding TIR domain-containing protein, coding for MQKYDVALSFAGEDRQYAKALSALLEAGGYKPFYDENELSDLWGKNLYDYLSSVYKDRARYCVMFLSKHYERKLWTNHERQLAQAKAFQENREYILPVRLDDTEIPGIPPTVGYLDLRSMTIEEVYEALDKKLSGTIPKTAATDRITSSVAEKDTTEYVLLISEDRKSYFIPVQNARWDSTEISLELLPESPEETAFLRTLRRHINDTFARDVHIALALREDAAWVKPQEIVETASGSQIVWKVVFKEERHRQNANPLGEMTFGSLSPDTMAEMRARRILLDEKLGDLPPDFQNRTGPTGLFNEVTLEMFIRGGNGFQISASPIPSLYRFIGKSQSQFEKFARLTSILYLKLSNTVEEILQFDLKLLNSEQVEVKFKGRRHKRFMNVEPHTFEVNGTCQLSE
- a CDS encoding HEPN domain-containing protein is translated as MTTKNKQDHPLINEESIAVLVPGMLMSAKALIEFGSSEWKKEDPEALVPGTITSSIIISGHCAELLLKYKIKREGRTFKNTHDLYNLYRKLKMESKEKIQKEFDKLKSASEIALGEGWDSTEAIFQKARNASVNWRFVNKKSLTCDHRALYIAAVSVYKTTPFASKTYSRQEVKDPALKASVFGGLGRTTR